In Macrobrachium rosenbergii isolate ZJJX-2024 chromosome 48, ASM4041242v1, whole genome shotgun sequence, one DNA window encodes the following:
- the LOC136831151 gene encoding transcription factor SPT20 homolog: MRVGLQQDFVEPQQQDFAEPLQQDFAEPLQQDFAEPQQQDFAEPLQQDFVELQQQDIAETQQQGFVEPQQQDFADPQQQDFADPQQQDFAEPQQQDFADPQQQDFADPQQQDFAGPQQQDFTDPQQQDFAEPQQQDLADPQQQDFADPQQQDLADPQQQDSTRLFIDPQQQDLADPQQQDLADPQQQDFADPQQQDFADPQQQDFADPQQQDLADPQQQDIADPQQQDLADPQQQDLADPQQQDFADPQQQDFADPQQQDLLTLSNISTRLDPQQQDLADPQQQDIADPQQQDLADPQQQDLADPQQQDFADPQQQDLADPTRLSNKTLLTLSNKTLLTLSNKTFADPQQQDLLTLSNKTLLTLSNKTLLTDPDPQQQDFADPQQQDLADPQQQDLQQDFADPQQQQDFVDPQQQDFADPQQQDFADPQQQDLADPQQQDFADPQQQDFADPQQQDLADPQQQDLLLTLKPQQDLADPQQQDLADPQQQDFADPQQQDFADPQQQDFADPQQQDLADPQQQDFADPQQQDFADPTRHPQQQDFADPQQQDLADPQHKTLLTSNKTLLTLSNKTLLTLSNKTFADPQQQDLADPQQQDFADPQQQDFADLSNKTLLTLSKDKTLLTLSNKTLLNLSNKILLDLSNKTLLTLSNKTLLNLSNKTLLNHSNKTCLFFLPNTDRKTFNQFENTQKNFSY; the protein is encoded by the exons ATGAGGGTGGGTCTC CAACAAGACTTTGTTGAACCTCAGCAACAAGACTTTGCTGAACCTCTGCAACAAGACTTTGCTGAACCTCTGCAACAAGACTTTGCTGAACCTCAGCAACAAGACTTTGCTGAACCTCTGCAACAAGACTTTGTTGAACTTCAGCAACAAGACATTGCTGAAACTCAGCAACAAGGCTTTGTTGAACCTCAGCAACAAGACTTTGCTGACCCTCAGCAACAAGACTTTGCTGACCCTCAGCAACAAGACTTTGCTGAACCTCAGCAACAAGACTTTGCTGACCCTCAGCAACAAGACTTTGCTGACCCTCAGCAACAAGACTTTGCTGGCCCTCAGCAACAAGACTTTACTGACCCTCAGCAACAAGACTTTGCTGAACCTCAGCAACAAGACCTTGCTGACCCTCAGCAACAAGACTTTGCTGACCCTCAGCAACAAGACCTTGCTGACCCTCAGCAACAAGACT CAACAAGACTTTTTATTGACCCTCAGCAACAAGACCTTGCTGACCCTCAGCAACAAGACCTTGCTGACCCTCAGCAACAAGACTTTGCTGACCCTCAGCAACAAGACTTTGCTGACCCTCAGCAACAAGACTTTGCTGACCCTCAGCAACAAGACCTTGCTGACCCTCAGCAACAAGACATTGCTGACCCTCAGCAACAAGACCTTGCTGACCCTCAGCAACAAGACCTTGCTGACCCTCAGCAACAAGACTTTGCTGACCCTCAGCAACAAGACTTTGCTGACCCTCAGCAACAAGACTTGCTGACCCTCAGCAACATTT CAACAAGACTTGACCCTCAGCAACAAGACCTTGCTGACCCTCAGCAACAAGACATTGCTGACCCTCAGCAACAAGACCTTGCTGACCCTCAGCAACAAGACCTTGCTGACCCTCAGCAACAAGACTTTGCTGACCCTCAGCAACAAGACCTTGCTGACCCAACAAGACTCAGCAACAAGACCTTGCTGACCCTCAGCAACAAGACATTGCTGACCCTCAGCAACAAGACCTTTGCTGACCCTCAGCAACAAGACCTGCTGACCCTCAGCAACAAGACTTTGCTGACCCTCAGCAACAAGACTTTGCTGACTGACCCTGACCCTCAGCAACAAGACTTTGCTGACCCTCAGCAACAAGACCTTGCTGACCCTCAGCAACAAGACCTT CAACAAGACTTTGCTGACCCTCAGCAACAACAAGATTTTGTTGACCCTCAGCAACAAGACTTTGCTGACCCTCAGCAACAAGACTTTGCTGACCCTCAGCAACAAGACCTTGCTGACCCTCAGCAACAAGACTTTGCTGACCCTCAGCAACAAGACTTTGCTGACCCTCAGCAACAAGACCTTGCTGACCCTCAGCAACAAGACCTTTTGCTGACCCTCAAGCCTCAACAAGACCTTGCTGACCCTCAGCAACAAGACCTTGCTGACCCTCAGCAACAAGACTTTGCTGACCCTCAGCAACAAGACTTTGCTGACCCTCAGCAACAAGACTTTGCTGACCCTCAGCAACAAGACCTTGCTGACCCTCAGCAACAAGACTTTGCTGACCCTCAGCAACAAGACTTTGCTGACCCAACAAGACACCCTCAGCAACAAGACTTTGCTGACCCTCAGCAACAAGACCTTGCTGACCCTCAGCACAAGACTTTGCTGACCAGCAACAAGACCTTGCTGACCCTCAGCAACAAGACTTTGCTGACCCTCAGCAACAAGACTTTTGCTGACCCTCAGCAACAAGACCTTGCTGACCCTCAGCAACAAGACTTTGCTGACCCTCAGCAACAAGACTTTGCTGACCTCAGCAACAAGACTTTACTGACCCTCAGCAAAGACAAGACTTTGCTGACCCTCAGCAACAAGACTTTGCTGAACCTCAGCAACAAGATTTTGTTGGACCTCAGCAACAAGACTTTGCTGACCCTCAGCAACAAGACTTTGCTGAACCTCAGCAACAAGACTTTGTTGAACCACAGCAACAAGACTTGTCTGTTTTTTCTTCCAAACACCGACAGAAAAACATTTAATCAATtcgaaaatacacaaaaaaacttCTCTTACTGA